The Nostoc sp. 'Peltigera membranacea cyanobiont' N6 genome contains the following window.
TGGGGCGATCGTTCTGAAATCAGGGTAATTAATGGTTTACCTTGCACTTTTCGCAGCAATTGTTCTAGTCGCCAAAACATCCATAATAGAAACGGAAATAAACCATAAGGAAGGAAACATAGCGCTAGTGAGTAACCGCAAGCAATAGATAAAATATTAACTAGGGCATGACAGATTACAGAATTCAGCCAAGCCCTAAAAATTAACTTCTTGCCTTGATGTAACCGATTTTTAGACGAAATATACATTGCCAAGGCATATCCCCAAGGTGCAGAGAACATGGCATGGACTGGCGTGCTGATAATACGGCCAGGAATAGATGCTGTATCGTGAAAAAGGTAAATCCAGTTCTCTTCGGCGGTGAATCCAAGGGCAACGGCTATGGTGAAGAGGAAAACGGTTGAGGGAAGTAATCGATACGTGCGTTGCAAATAGTAGGTTGGCACAACAACCCCTGCTAACTTGCAGCCTTCTTCAATTAGTCCTACTTCCACAAGCTGCCGCAAAATTGCACCAGGAAGCGTAGACGCGAAGCGGCTTATCGCCAGATATCGCTCGATCCGTTCCCAGTCTACAACCCAATTGGCTACAGTTTCAAAATTCGATTCGAGTCTAAGGGCTAAAAGACCAGATATTGCCCCGATGCTAAAGAACATCAGTAACTTTAACAGAGGTGGGGCAAATGGGACTCGATAGTAGTAGTAGCCTAGCAGCAGCAAAGGTGGTATTACTGCCCACAGCAGTAAAGAAAAATCAACCACTCACCTGAGCAATTACTGTGCGGTGACGGTGGGTATTGTTAGCGAACGTGGGAGTTTGGAAACCTGCCTCAACAATAGCTTGCTCAATATCCAAAGCAAAATATTCATCTAAATACGGCTCAGTACTTTTGAGCAACGTCAAAATGTAGGCTGGCATTTTCTGGTAAACTTCGGACTTAGGATTCATGTCCATGATTGCCAAGTAGCCACCTGGACGCAGCACGCGCCGCATTTCAACAAAAATCTGTCGGGTTGCTGACTGGGGTAACTCGTGACACATCAGGAAAATTGAGACTAAATCAAATGAAGCATCTGGTAGCCCAGTAGATTCAGCTTGGGCATGAAGCCAATTAATTTTAGCTTGACGTTGCCCAGCGCGGTAATTGGCAACAGCTAAGAAGTAGGGAGATAAGTCCAAGCCTGTGATTTGGGAATGGGGATAAATTTCCTGCATGGAAAAGGTACTCAAACCTACAGCACACGCCAAGTCTAAAATATCTTGGGGTTGATTGGGGATTTGGCTTTTTAGGATATCGTGGTAACTTTGGCGCAGTTTAGCATCTCCTTCCGCTCCAGCATCCTGCCAAATTCCAGCATGGACGGTACGAGCAGCAACTTCTAGCTCCCAAGCAGCT
Protein-coding sequences here:
- a CDS encoding PrsW family glutamic-type intramembrane protease; the protein is MVDFSLLLWAVIPPLLLLGYYYYRVPFAPPLLKLLMFFSIGAISGLLALRLESNFETVANWVVDWERIERYLAISRFASTLPGAILRQLVEVGLIEEGCKLAGVVVPTYYLQRTYRLLPSTVFLFTIAVALGFTAEENWIYLFHDTASIPGRIISTPVHAMFSAPWGYALAMYISSKNRLHQGKKLIFRAWLNSVICHALVNILSIACGYSLALCFLPYGLFPFLLWMFWRLEQLLRKVQGKPLITLISERSPQRRYWQRSLALFALVLGGNAIFGLFLLANKISPLSPSKLFDSDILWFILSRFLLNLFFGVLAWGIYRYLRHSARRRYF
- a CDS encoding class I SAM-dependent methyltransferase, with the translated sequence MTAAVKNTPGFASRLVNGVLAIKPLANLAKHQARQMMIKRAEKIGVPWTQEVETLQARDWKADLAQVQNPELSYPEYYLRPFHAYEDGDLSWKAAWELEVAARTVHAGIWQDAGAEGDAKLRQSYHDILKSQIPNQPQDILDLACAVGLSTFSMQEIYPHSQITGLDLSPYFLAVANYRAGQRQAKINWLHAQAESTGLPDASFDLVSIFLMCHELPQSATRQIFVEMRRVLRPGGYLAIMDMNPKSEVYQKMPAYILTLLKSTEPYLDEYFALDIEQAIVEAGFQTPTFANNTHRHRTVIAQVSG